From Maylandia zebra isolate NMK-2024a linkage group LG11, Mzebra_GT3a, whole genome shotgun sequence, one genomic window encodes:
- the zyx gene encoding zyxin produces MEDSNSNKPFMVTSSLNFKVTTPSFYNQPKKFASVAPPRPKSQTPPSAPSPTPVGTGVIGRVGDLPPPPPSLCYDFPPPPPPLDDDLPAPPPECSTIPTASDAPPPAFPAPPPVADDLPLPAPPEESRCPPTCPSPPPPPPPLPASSTNAFSSSGTPQRFTEKQTSFDKQLNSLTGMLSEMETKGPFHPKIPSQYSSAPKVSAPPTAPKPALSFLPPPEMGDRPPPAPWAEELKARTNRQGNHNAAPNSAAQSFAKAPAVAPKSGFGGRTTTSSASLAQKINLNLNQTPTAASSAPKPSPPIATCSFPPPPAAPPAPPAPPNNMATALAANHVKSSPFASQMNANQNTPSAVPPPQPKTMASPPSSFNQPMKTTPASTPSPPGPVPSAGGGVPLNMKEVEELERMTKDFIRNMDANPPLITSPPTEVCGKCGEALSRTQPAVRAMDKLFHSTCFCCMTCHRPLQGMQFYDRDGSPQCEDCYVSSLAVCSRCGEKITDRVLKAVGQCFHAHCFRCSTCSCVLEGAPFITDDNNNPYCVQDYHRRFSPMCVSCNEPIIPAPGSEETVRVVALDKNFHLKCYRCEDCARPLSIEADENGCYPLDGKILCMKCHTQRAKQAAH; encoded by the exons atggaGGACTCCAACAGCAACAAGCCATTCATGGTGACATCCTCTCTGAACTTCAAAGTCACCACCCCTTCCTTCTACAACCAGCCAAAGAAGTTTGCTTCTGTGGCCCCCCCACGACCCAAAAGTCAGACACCTCCCTCTGCTCCATcaccaacaccagtaggcacaGGTGTTATTGGCCGAGTTGGAGACCTGCCTCCACCGCCCCCTTCACTCTGTTATG ACTTcccaccccctcctcctccactggATGATGATTTGCCAGCCCCTCCCCCTGAATGCTCCACCATTCCCACTGCCTCTGATGCTCCCCCTCCCGCGTTCCCCGCTCCACCTCCAGTGGCAGATGACCTGCCTCTCCCAGCTCCCCCGGAGGAGAGCCGCTGTCCACccacctgtccctctccccctcctcctcctccacctctccctgCCTCCAGTACCAATGCTTTCAGTTCTTCGGGGACCCCACAG AGATTCACGGAGAAGCAGACAAGTTTTGATAAACAGCTCAACTCTCTGACTGGCATGTTGTCTGAGATGGAGACCAAGGGACCTTTCCACCCCAAG ATACCAAGCCAGTATTCATCAGCACCCAAGGTCTCAGCTCCTCCAACCGCTCCCAAACCAGCCCTTTCCTTCCTCCCACCTCCCGAGATGGGCGATCGCCCTCCTCCTGCGCCCTGGGCAGAAGAACTCAAAGCCAGAACGAACCGACAGGGCAATCACAACGCTGCGCCAAACTCTGCCGCTCAGTCTTTCGCTAAAGCGCCGGCCGTGGCTCCCAAGTCTGGATTCGGAGGAAGAACGACGACATCATCAGCTTCTCTGGCGCAAAAAATCAACCTGAACCTGAACCAGACACCCACCGCTGCCAGCAGTGCACCTAAGCCTTCCCCTCCCATAGCTACTTGCTCTTTCCCTCCACCTCCTGCGGCTCCGCCTGCACCTCCTGCTCCACCAAATAACATGGCCACTGCACTGGCTGCTAATCACGTAAAGAGTTCTCCCTTTGCCAGTCAGATGAACGCAAACCAAAACACTCCTTCTGCTGTGCCACCTCCTCAACCCAAAACGATGGCATCTCCGCCCTCCTCCTTTAACCAGCCAATGAAAACTACCCCTGCATCGACG CCCTCACCCCCGGGCCCAGTTCCTAGTGCAGGTGGAGGTGTTCCTCTGAACATGAAAGAAGTGGAGGAGCTGGAGAGGATGACCAAGGACTTCATTAGAAACATGGACGCGAACCCACCTCTCATCACCTCCCCTCCTACAG AGGTTTGTGGAAAATGTGGTGAGGCTCTCTCCCGTACTCAGCCAGCAGTGAGGGCCATGGATAAACTCTTCCACTCCACCTGCTTCTGTTGCATGACCTGTCACCGCCCCCTGCAGGGCATGCAGTTTTACGACAGGGATGGTTCACCACAGTGTGAGGACTGCTACGTG AGCTCCCTGGCTGTGTGTTCTCGATGTGGGGAGAAGATCACAGACCGTGTGTTGAAGGCAGTTGGACAGTGTTTCCATGCCCACTGTTTCCGCTGCAGCACCTGCTCTTGTGTACTTGAGGGGGCACCCTTTATCACTGATGACAACAACAACCCCTACTGTGTCCAGGATTACCACAG GCGTTTCTCCCCTATGTGTGTGAGCTGTAATGAACCCATTATTCCAGCCCCGGGCAGCGAGGAGACGGTCAGAGTGGTAGCTCTTGACAAGAACTTCCACCTCAAGTGTTACCGCTGTGAG GACTGTGCTCGCCCTCTCTCCATAGAAGCAGATGAAAATGGCTGCTATCCTCTGGATGGCAAGATCCTGTGTATGAAGTGCCACACCCAACGAGCCAAGCAGGCCGCGCACTGA
- the kel gene encoding kell blood group glycoprotein: MSETELEILQQLESDRQRLHMSYSNIEHRVKPVWMKHRKWLLFLLSCILLAGMVGLINHLAHHFHTVTPCLSPACQWASARLSTSADPFTQPCDYFLFTCGSDRLLLDSERRQRSHGFTLHAENQRKSVQSKQEDGGLRENKTLSRKAVLLQYLKKILETDSGMNSSAVQKTKGFYNSCLDTKSIETAGADPFLSLIKKLGGWAVSGQWNQTDFNTTLGLLMRDYNTFPFFNIYVGKDPYEAARGINKKYIQIDQPDLLIPIEWNSKTEKSRAKTETLRPFLASCQQYLNLLGAPKSSSLIHVGSFVSLSSQLAVASSPLDSRLSKGQLYQHMTIKELQRQAPAIDWLGCLQAAFHPLPLSADDDVLLHNLPYIVQMSNTIIKWQNKPELSNSAPLHTFMVLNLLHTLMPAMDSRFFETAKNFSMALGNSEEEAPRWKHCVLETERGFDSVLTHLLSKVTAQKEAEKIIQSVFHSFKSKLNEFEWTDQTSRQLVMEKVDSAIPKLWTTKEPSSEAKLDLLFSEMIVSNQNFFSNYVQLLSLRQKKRIEVLITEPEDIDILSVTPFLFGKKLLFPLGMFVPPLFHPTYPRAINYGAAGFLVAKDILHLLLPDISSQSKTVNAVGECVWTHYLTVSEKAGRGGGFPLSAAQQQEVWVQYTALQVALQAYHQNLMQQPNDTSLSGISYTRLFFRSFSQINCEADPYRDSMPFKPSFLITVICAKYNLCPTSPQCSIQTKQNSLQAC, from the exons ATGAGTGAAACAGAGCTTGAG ATCCTGCAACAACTCGAGTCTGACCGACAGCGACTGCATATGTCATACTCTAACATCGAGCACCGAGTAAAACCAGTGTGGATGAAACATCGAAAATGGCTACTTTTCCTCTTAAGCTGCATCTTACTTGCTGGCATGGTGGGACTAATCAACCATCTGGCTCACCATTTCCACACTG TTACTCCGTGTCTCTCTCCTGCCTGTCAGTGGGCTTCAGCCCGTCTCTCCACATCTGCTGATCCCTTCACGCAACCCTGTGATTACTTTCTGTTCACATGTGGATCAGACAGACTTTTGCTGGACAGTGAAAGGCGACAAAGAAGTCATGGTTTTACTTTACATGCAGAAAACCAAAGAAAGTCTGTGCAGTCAAAGCAGGAAGACGGAGGACTAAGAGAGAATAAAACACTGAGCAGAAAAGCTGTGTTGCTGCAGTATCTCAAGAAGATTTTAG AAACAGACAGCGGGATGAATAGTTCAGCAGTGCAGAAGACTAAAGGATTCTACAATTCCTGTCTGGATACAAAATCTATAGAAACTGCTGGCGCAGACCCCTTCCTCTCACTCATAAAGAAA CTGGGAGGCTGGGCCGTATCGGGGCAGTGGAATCAGACTGATTTCAACACCACCTTGGGATTGCTAATGAGAGACTACAATACCTTTCCATTCTTCAACATCTATGTGGGCAAAGACCCTTATGAAGCAGCACGTGGGattaacaaaaaatacatacag ATTGATCAACCTGATTTGTTGATCCCAATTGAATGGAACAGCAAGACAGAGAAGTCTAGAGCTAAAACTGAG ACTCTACGTCCTTTCTTGGCCTCGTGTCAGCAATACCTCAACCTGCTGGGTGCCCCGAAGAGCAGCAGCTTGATCCATGTGGGCTCTTTCGTCTCTCTGTCCTCTCAGCTTGCTGTGGCATCTTCACCCCTGGACTCTCGCCTGTCCAAAGGACAGCTCTACCAGCACATGACCATCAAAGAGCTACAG AGACAAGCCCCTGCTATTGATTGGTTGGGCTGCCTCCAGGCTGCTTTCCATCCCCTGCCCCTCAGCGCAGATGACGATGTCCTTCTGCATAACTTACCCTACATCGTGCAGATGTCCAACACCATCATCAAATGGCAGAACAAGCCTGAACTGAGCAACAG CGCTCCCCTTCATACTTTTATGGTCCTCAATCTGCTGCACACCCTGATGCCTGCCATGGACTCCAGATTTTTTGAAACAGCAAAGAACTTTTCTATGGCTTTGGGTAACAGTGAAGAG GAAGCTCCTCGCTGGAAACACTGTGTGCTGGAAACTGAGAGAGGATTTGATTCAGTTCTCACACATCTTCTCAGTAAAGTGACAGCACAGAAGGAG GCAGAGAAGATTATTCAAAGTGTTTTTCACTCCTTCAAGTCCAAACTAAATGAGTTTGAGTGGACAGATCAGACATCTCGTCAGCTTGTCATGGAAAAG GTTGATTCTGCAATTCCAAAACTATGGACTACAAAGGAGCCCTCTAGTGAAGCCAAGCTTGACCTGCTTTTTTCGGAG ATGATAGTCAGCAACCAAAACTTCTTCTCCAACTATGTCCAGCTTCTATCCCTGCGGCAGAAGAAACGCATTGAAGTCCTGATCACCGAGCCTGAGGATATTGATAT aCTGTCTGTCACACCATTTCTCTTTGGTAAAAAGCTCCTCTTTCCCTTGGGAATGTTTGTACCTCCACTTTTCCATCCAACCTATCCTAG AGCCATTAATTATGGTGCAGCTGGTTTCCTTGTTGCTAAAGATATCCTCCACCTGCTTCTGCCTGACA TTTCGTCTCAAAGTAAGACCGTGAATGCTGTGGGTGAATGTGTGTGGACTCACTACCTCACAGTGTCAGAAAAGGCAGGCAGAGGTGGAGGGTTTCCGCTGTCAGCAGCACAGCAACAGGAGGTGTGGGTGCAGTATACTGCACTGCAGGTAGCGCTGCAG gcTTATCATCAGAATCTAATGCAACAGCCTAATGACACGTCTCTCTCAGGAATCTCATATACTCGCTTGTTCTTTAGATCCTTTTCTCAG ATTAACTGTGAAGCTGATCCATACCGTGACTCCATGCCTTTTAAACCCTCCTTCTTGATCACAGTCATTTGTGCCAAATATAACCTGTGTCCTACAAGCCCGCAGTGCTCCATTCAAACCAAGCAGAATTCATTACAAGCATGCTGA